One Opitutia bacterium DNA segment encodes these proteins:
- a CDS encoding TonB-dependent receptor plug domain-containing protein, with protein MNIRHRLHTSPRLCLALVALAAWTGSAFAQSAPATAGTTPAPAEEPRSKLTDANTAVAAAAPTPAPEDVVLLSPFEVKSDTKGYYSSNTMSGTRFNTKLEDLGSSISVMTKEQMADFAMLDINDVFLYTAGAEGTGTFTDYSVDRNGQLTDNVQMNPTQANRLRGISSANISYNNYEMSGRMPIDPLLVEGIEITRGPNASVFGLGNASGTVNQVATTANLSRQISRVELRADNWDGFRTTLDLNRVLIKDKLAVRVNGGFQHEGFVRKPSGVNTRRYDAFIKYKPFKNTTITAGYLDYRMNGNRPNYTPPRDYVSDWIAGGKATWDPIAQVIHLGGRTLGPFTSDTLSFDSTLNGFGLSRAGTMQTRANLFVDERGVVYWTAPNTNNLAVAIPTPTANNQTIRLMQSSVNLGTATASPGRYTNQPLWTTTPTVSNKSIYDWSEINVSSVNRLMDRTQVYNAQLDQIILDTPRQMLAVQLGALREDNERYARTPLGNSGTSGQSGQLFVDINEKNLDGTPNPFFGKTYLAATEPLTKWMPSKWDTYRAQMAYRLDLRNETSLLKWLGVQQFSAYDEYKYRVSRVFSYREAMTSSPAWLGAVTTANYGRANQGSVTGGPAAGPNILRQYIRYYVGGNMNGVVERAPSDFAFGTYPFTWGGYTVSGNLPTNSGTFFRDPEKLDLIATTDSTGGANNLKQIIKTPGAVLQSQFLDNKLVTVVGYREDTVYSKAGTAPGLVNNNTEHDFTRDNSWVSGDYRTNKGRTKTLSVVARPLRDIQSLNHTADTDSGVLGYVANVARSLSLTYNKSDNFIPQPPAIDLFLKPLPNVTGKGTDYGFWLPLNDKFVLRFNKWKTNQYNARDGDANTVAQRVLRKDILYGGGTLDAWNLPTLIRDNWYPGLSGAALDAQIEAVTKIPTATAQALAAAFQAGTLAATNDIEAKGTEIELNYNPTKFWTVAGSATETESTSTNISSAIQEYIDLRTPVWTTITDPTKSNALWWTSTYGSSTPQANHQVFVTAPYSVIKQQEGKSKPSVRKYAFKLSSSLQLAAITDNKILKGFKVGGSVRWEDRGAIGYYGKNYQALLAANQPITELDANNPVYDKAHAYFDAFVSYRTKLWGSKVGATFQLNVRNIQEDGRLQPIGAFPDGTPNAFRIVDPRQFILSATFDL; from the coding sequence ATGAACATCCGCCATCGACTGCACACGTCACCACGCCTTTGCCTGGCACTGGTGGCTCTCGCCGCCTGGACCGGCTCGGCGTTCGCGCAATCGGCGCCAGCCACCGCCGGCACGACGCCCGCGCCCGCCGAGGAGCCGCGCTCCAAACTCACCGACGCCAACACCGCCGTCGCGGCCGCCGCGCCGACGCCGGCACCCGAGGATGTCGTCCTGCTTTCGCCCTTCGAAGTGAAGTCCGACACCAAGGGCTACTACTCTTCGAACACGATGTCCGGCACGCGCTTCAACACGAAGCTCGAGGACCTCGGCTCCTCCATCTCCGTCATGACGAAGGAGCAGATGGCCGACTTCGCGATGCTCGATATCAACGACGTGTTCCTCTACACCGCCGGCGCCGAGGGCACGGGCACGTTCACCGACTACAGCGTCGACCGCAACGGCCAGCTCACCGACAACGTGCAGATGAACCCCACGCAGGCCAACCGCCTGCGCGGCATCAGCTCGGCCAACATCTCCTACAACAACTACGAGATGTCCGGGCGCATGCCGATCGACCCGCTCCTCGTCGAAGGCATCGAGATCACCCGCGGCCCCAACGCCAGCGTGTTCGGCCTCGGCAACGCCTCCGGCACCGTCAATCAGGTCGCGACCACCGCCAACCTCTCGCGCCAGATCTCGCGCGTCGAACTCCGCGCCGACAACTGGGACGGCTTCCGCACGACGCTCGACCTCAATCGCGTCCTCATCAAGGACAAGCTCGCCGTCCGCGTGAACGGCGGCTTCCAGCACGAAGGCTTCGTCCGCAAGCCCTCCGGCGTGAACACCCGCCGCTACGACGCGTTCATCAAATACAAGCCGTTCAAGAATACGACCATCACTGCCGGGTATCTCGACTACCGCATGAACGGCAACCGCCCGAACTACACCCCGCCGCGCGACTACGTCAGCGACTGGATCGCGGGCGGCAAGGCCACGTGGGATCCCATCGCCCAGGTCATCCACCTCGGCGGCCGCACCCTCGGGCCCTTCACCTCCGACACGCTCTCCTTCGACAGCACGCTCAACGGCTTCGGCCTCTCCCGCGCCGGCACGATGCAGACCCGCGCCAACCTCTTTGTCGATGAGCGCGGCGTCGTTTACTGGACCGCGCCGAACACCAACAACCTCGCGGTCGCGATCCCCACGCCCACGGCGAACAACCAGACGATCCGCCTCATGCAATCCAGCGTGAACCTCGGCACCGCCACCGCCTCGCCGGGCCGCTACACCAACCAGCCGCTCTGGACCACCACGCCGACCGTTTCCAACAAGTCCATCTACGATTGGTCCGAGATCAACGTCTCCTCCGTCAACCGCCTGATGGATCGCACGCAGGTCTACAACGCCCAGCTCGACCAGATCATCCTCGATACGCCGCGCCAGATGCTCGCCGTGCAGCTCGGCGCTCTCCGCGAAGACAACGAGCGCTACGCCCGCACCCCGCTCGGCAACTCCGGCACCTCCGGCCAAAGCGGCCAGCTCTTCGTCGACATCAACGAGAAGAACCTCGACGGCACGCCGAATCCCTTCTTCGGCAAGACCTACCTCGCCGCCACCGAGCCGCTCACCAAGTGGATGCCCTCCAAGTGGGACACCTACCGCGCGCAGATGGCCTACCGCCTCGACCTCCGCAACGAGACCAGCCTCCTCAAGTGGCTCGGCGTGCAGCAATTCTCCGCCTACGACGAATACAAATACCGCGTCAGCCGCGTCTTCTCCTACCGCGAGGCGATGACCTCCAGCCCCGCATGGCTCGGCGCCGTCACCACCGCCAACTACGGACGCGCCAACCAAGGCTCCGTCACCGGCGGCCCCGCGGCCGGCCCGAACATCCTCCGCCAATACATCCGCTATTACGTCGGCGGTAACATGAACGGTGTCGTTGAGCGCGCCCCGAGCGACTTCGCGTTCGGCACCTATCCGTTCACTTGGGGCGGCTACACCGTCTCGGGCAACCTCCCCACGAACAGCGGCACGTTCTTCCGCGACCCGGAGAAACTCGACCTCATCGCCACCACCGACAGCACCGGCGGCGCCAACAACCTCAAGCAAATCATCAAGACCCCCGGCGCCGTTCTCCAAAGCCAGTTCCTCGACAACAAGCTCGTCACCGTTGTCGGTTACCGCGAGGACACCGTCTACTCGAAGGCCGGCACCGCTCCCGGCTTGGTGAACAACAACACCGAACACGACTTCACCCGCGACAACAGCTGGGTCTCCGGCGACTACCGCACCAACAAGGGCCGCACCAAGACGCTCTCCGTCGTCGCCCGCCCGCTGCGCGATATCCAGTCGCTCAACCACACCGCCGACACCGACAGCGGCGTCCTCGGCTACGTTGCCAACGTCGCGCGCAGCCTCTCGCTCACCTACAACAAGTCGGACAACTTCATCCCGCAGCCGCCCGCGATCGACCTCTTCCTCAAGCCGCTCCCGAACGTCACCGGCAAGGGCACCGACTACGGCTTCTGGCTCCCGCTGAACGACAAGTTCGTCCTCCGCTTCAACAAGTGGAAGACCAACCAATACAACGCCCGCGACGGCGACGCCAACACCGTCGCCCAGCGCGTCCTCCGCAAGGACATCCTCTACGGCGGCGGCACGCTCGACGCGTGGAACCTCCCGACGCTCATCCGCGACAACTGGTATCCGGGCCTCTCCGGCGCCGCACTCGACGCGCAGATCGAGGCGGTCACCAAGATCCCGACCGCCACCGCGCAAGCGCTCGCCGCCGCCTTCCAAGCCGGCACGCTCGCCGCGACCAACGACATCGAAGCCAAGGGCACCGAGATCGAGCTGAACTACAACCCGACCAAGTTCTGGACCGTCGCCGGCTCCGCGACCGAAACCGAGTCGACCAGCACGAACATCTCCAGCGCCATCCAGGAATACATCGACCTCCGCACGCCCGTGTGGACCACCATCACCGACCCGACCAAGAGCAACGCGCTCTGGTGGACCTCCACCTACGGCTCCAGCACGCCGCAGGCGAACCACCAGGTCTTCGTCACCGCGCCCTACTCGGTCATCAAGCAGCAGGAAGGCAAATCCAAGCCGAGCGTCCGCAAATACGCGTTCAAGCTCAGCTCCAGCCTCCAGCTCGCCGCCATCACCGACAACAAGATCCTCAAGGGCTTCAAGGTCGGCGGCTCCGTCCGCTGGGAAGATCGCGGCGCCATCGGTTACTACGGCAAGAACTACCAAGCGCTCCTCGCCGCCAACCAGCCGATCACCGAGCTCGACGCCAACAACCCGGTCTACGACAAGGCCCACGCCTACTTCGACGCCTTCGTCTCCTACCGCACCAAACTCTGGGGCAGCAAAGTCGGCGCCACCTTCCAGCTGAACGTCCGCAACATCCAGGAAGACGGACGCCTCCAGCCCATCGGCGCGTTCCCCGACGGCACGCCCAACGCGTTCCGCATCGTCGACCCGCGACAATTCATCCTCAGCGCGACGTTCGATCTCTAG
- a CDS encoding glycoside hydrolase family 28 protein → MSRVVRRLCLASVIACAAGAALAAYDPAEPIAPIQAPFPMPQLQRPKFPARSVSIVEHGAVEGGATKNTVAIARAIEVVAQAGGGRVVIPAGRWLTGPIHLRSNIDLHLAAGAVVVFSDVFEDYLPPVFVRVGGIECFNYSPLIYARGCENIAITGPGRLDGNGAAWWPWKKSEKSGLPALAAKGVPVEQRVFGTREAAIRPSFVSFVECRNVLLEGFTIGSGPNWTLHPVYCENVIVRRVTVDTDGPNNDGLDPDSCRNVLVEYCTFSTGDDCVVLKSGYNEDGWRVARPTENVVMRHCTSRRGHGGIVIGSEMSGDVRNVYAHDCDFEGTDRVLRIKSRPDRGGIVENVWVENVTARDLKYEVAILNMDYSADPSAVAQQRPPLFRNITVRKVAATGVPVAVRITGMPASPVQNVVFEDCAIVSERGVLATHARDLAFRRCALSPAKGGPFVFDAVTGATVDGQPIASAPRQR, encoded by the coding sequence ATGTCGCGCGTCGTCCGCCGACTTTGTCTGGCGAGCGTGATCGCGTGCGCGGCCGGCGCCGCGCTGGCGGCCTACGATCCAGCGGAGCCGATCGCGCCCATTCAGGCGCCGTTTCCGATGCCGCAGTTGCAGCGGCCGAAGTTTCCCGCGCGCAGCGTGAGCATCGTCGAGCACGGCGCGGTCGAGGGCGGCGCCACGAAGAACACCGTCGCCATCGCACGCGCGATCGAAGTCGTTGCGCAAGCCGGCGGCGGTCGCGTCGTGATTCCCGCCGGGCGCTGGCTGACGGGACCGATTCATCTCCGCAGCAACATCGACCTGCACCTCGCCGCGGGCGCGGTCGTGGTGTTCAGCGATGTGTTCGAGGATTACCTGCCGCCGGTCTTCGTGCGCGTCGGCGGCATCGAGTGCTTCAACTACTCCCCGCTGATCTACGCGCGCGGCTGCGAGAACATCGCCATCACCGGTCCCGGTCGCCTCGACGGCAACGGCGCGGCGTGGTGGCCGTGGAAAAAATCCGAGAAGAGCGGCCTGCCCGCGCTCGCGGCCAAAGGCGTGCCGGTCGAGCAGCGCGTCTTCGGCACGCGCGAGGCGGCGATCCGGCCGAGCTTCGTGTCGTTCGTCGAATGCCGCAACGTGCTGCTCGAGGGCTTCACCATCGGCAGCGGCCCGAATTGGACGCTCCACCCCGTCTATTGCGAGAACGTCATCGTCCGCCGCGTGACCGTCGACACCGACGGCCCGAACAACGACGGCCTCGATCCCGACTCCTGCCGCAACGTCCTCGTCGAATACTGCACGTTCTCCACCGGCGACGACTGCGTCGTGTTGAAGTCCGGCTACAACGAGGACGGCTGGCGCGTCGCGCGCCCGACCGAGAACGTCGTCATGCGCCATTGCACCAGCCGGCGCGGCCACGGCGGCATCGTCATCGGCAGCGAGATGTCCGGCGACGTGCGCAACGTCTACGCGCACGACTGCGATTTCGAGGGCACCGACCGCGTGCTCCGCATCAAATCCCGCCCCGACCGCGGCGGCATCGTGGAGAACGTCTGGGTCGAGAACGTCACCGCCCGCGACCTGAAATATGAGGTCGCGATCCTCAACATGGATTACTCGGCCGACCCGAGCGCCGTCGCGCAGCAACGCCCTCCGCTTTTCCGCAACATCACCGTGCGCAAGGTCGCCGCCACCGGCGTGCCCGTCGCCGTGCGCATCACGGGCATGCCCGCCTCGCCGGTGCAGAATGTCGTTTTCGAGGACTGCGCGATCGTCTCCGAGCGCGGCGTCCTCGCCACCCACGCGCGCGACCTCGCATTCCGCCGCTGCGCGCTTTCTCCCGCCAAGGGCGGGCCGTTCGTCTTCGACGCCGTCACCGGTGCCACGGTCGACGGCCAGCCGATCGCTTCCGCGCCGCGCCAGCGGTGA
- a CDS encoding MFS transporter, with protein sequence MSTASSSPAPSRGQAGQFRWAICGLLFFSVAINYVDRNIIGILKGPLSQELGWSETDYAHIASAFQFAYAFGYLLGGRLMDKIGIRRGLPLAVAVWSVAAAAHGLCALLPLGESFTLSLPWKSAGVAASLVLPFTVLGFMSARVVLGLAEGGNFPGAIKAVAEWFPQRERALATGLFNAGSNIGAIICPFAVPRMYAAWGWPITFYVTGALGFVWLIAWWWLYENPETHPRLSEAERAYIRDGQPAEPVAIATQAPEKIGWLALLRHRATWAYIAMSILAGPVWTIYMFFLPDFLQKRYQLPLVAVGNWTAVFYFVASFGGIAGGWLAGHFLARGWTVNAARKVAMLLCAVAVLPIYLAPYVSSVWLTVLIVGLAGSAHQGWSANQFSFASDTMPKAAVSSLVGLGGFIAYFTGGFTAEIIGVVLKHTGSYASIFAVASVMYVSALLVMHLLVPRIGQK encoded by the coding sequence ATGAGCACCGCTTCCTCTTCTCCGGCGCCGTCCCGCGGCCAAGCCGGCCAGTTTCGCTGGGCGATCTGCGGCCTGCTCTTCTTCTCCGTCGCGATCAATTACGTCGACCGCAACATCATCGGCATCCTGAAGGGGCCGCTGAGCCAGGAACTCGGCTGGAGCGAGACCGACTACGCGCACATCGCCTCGGCCTTCCAGTTCGCCTACGCGTTCGGCTATCTGCTGGGCGGGCGTCTGATGGACAAGATCGGCATCCGCCGCGGCCTGCCGCTGGCGGTGGCGGTGTGGAGCGTCGCGGCCGCGGCGCACGGCCTGTGCGCGCTGCTGCCGCTCGGCGAATCGTTCACGCTCAGCCTGCCGTGGAAGAGCGCGGGCGTCGCGGCGTCGCTCGTGCTGCCGTTCACCGTGCTCGGCTTCATGAGCGCGCGCGTCGTGCTCGGCCTCGCGGAGGGCGGCAATTTTCCCGGCGCGATCAAGGCCGTCGCGGAGTGGTTTCCGCAACGCGAGCGCGCACTGGCGACGGGGCTCTTCAACGCCGGCTCGAACATCGGCGCGATCATCTGCCCGTTCGCCGTGCCGCGCATGTATGCGGCGTGGGGCTGGCCAATCACGTTCTACGTCACCGGTGCGCTGGGCTTCGTCTGGTTGATCGCGTGGTGGTGGCTCTACGAAAACCCCGAGACGCACCCGCGGCTCTCCGAGGCGGAGCGCGCCTATATTCGCGATGGGCAACCGGCCGAACCGGTCGCCATCGCGACGCAAGCACCGGAGAAGATCGGCTGGCTCGCCCTGCTCCGCCATCGCGCCACGTGGGCCTACATCGCGATGAGCATCCTCGCCGGACCGGTCTGGACGATCTACATGTTCTTCCTGCCGGACTTCCTGCAAAAGCGCTACCAGCTGCCGCTGGTGGCGGTCGGCAACTGGACGGCGGTGTTCTATTTCGTGGCGTCGTTCGGCGGCATCGCCGGCGGCTGGCTCGCCGGGCACTTCCTCGCTCGCGGCTGGACCGTGAACGCCGCACGCAAGGTCGCGATGCTGCTCTGCGCCGTGGCGGTGCTTCCCATCTACCTCGCGCCGTATGTCTCGAGCGTGTGGCTGACCGTGCTCATCGTCGGCCTTGCCGGCTCGGCGCACCAAGGCTGGTCGGCCAACCAGTTCAGCTTCGCCTCGGACACGATGCCGAAGGCGGCCGTCAGCTCGCTCGTCGGCCTCGGCGGCTTCATCGCGTATTTCACCGGCGGCTTTACCGCCGAGATCATCGGCGTCGTGCTGAAACACACCGGCAGCTACGCGTCGATCTTCGCCGTCGCTTCGGTGATGTATGTGTCCGCGCTGCTCGTGATGCACTTGCTCGTGCCGCGCATCGGACAAAAGTGA
- a CDS encoding glycoside hydrolase 43 family protein has translation MTLTPAPSPSAPAAAIAPWSADRRDGTYQNPVLYADYSDPDAIRVGDDYWMTSSSFGHVPGLPILHSRDLVNWTLVNHALPALVPREHFATPRHGAGVWAPALRFHDGKFWIFYPDPDFGLYVITAEDPRGAWSEPILVKAGKGLIDPCPLWDDDGQAYLIHGWAKSRAGINNQLTLHRLAPDGTRVLDDGKVIIDANQLPGWRTLEGPKLYKRDGTYYVFAPAGGVTEGYQAVFRAKNIWGPYENRIALEQGATPVNGPHQGAWVDTPQGEHWFFHFQELPAYGRVVHLQPMRWRADGWPAMGEAADSDHGKSQPVLHHAKPTLPPQPLAVPPTSDDFAAPALGLQWQWQANPRSEWFSLTAQPGSLRLRCIATPSADSHWQTSQLLLQKFPAPDFTATTVLRILTKEEGDCAGLMVFGYDYAWLGRVRRGKSSVLVLRECHGAQKGGRETEIASADPETTPVWLRVTIAPGARCQFSYSVDGEKFTPIGGEFQASSSQWVGAKVGLFAAARPGVTSKGFAEFDSFTVSR, from the coding sequence ATGACGCTCACCCCGGCCCCTTCCCCGTCCGCCCCGGCCGCCGCAATCGCGCCGTGGTCCGCCGACCGCCGTGACGGCACCTACCAGAATCCCGTGCTCTACGCGGACTACTCGGACCCCGACGCGATTCGTGTCGGCGACGACTATTGGATGACCTCGTCGAGCTTCGGCCACGTGCCCGGCCTGCCGATCCTCCACTCGCGCGACCTGGTCAACTGGACACTCGTCAACCACGCGCTCCCCGCGCTCGTGCCGCGCGAGCACTTCGCCACGCCGCGCCACGGTGCCGGAGTTTGGGCGCCCGCGCTGCGGTTTCACGACGGCAAGTTCTGGATCTTTTATCCCGACCCGGACTTCGGTCTCTACGTCATCACCGCCGAGGATCCGCGCGGCGCGTGGTCCGAACCGATTCTCGTCAAAGCCGGCAAAGGCCTCATCGACCCGTGCCCGCTGTGGGACGACGATGGCCAAGCTTACCTGATCCATGGCTGGGCGAAGAGCCGCGCCGGCATCAACAACCAACTCACGCTCCACCGCCTCGCGCCCGATGGCACGCGCGTGCTCGACGACGGCAAGGTCATCATCGACGCCAACCAGCTCCCCGGCTGGCGCACGCTTGAAGGCCCCAAACTCTACAAGCGCGACGGCACCTACTACGTCTTCGCGCCCGCCGGCGGCGTCACCGAAGGCTACCAAGCCGTCTTCCGCGCCAAGAATATCTGGGGACCCTACGAAAACCGCATCGCGCTCGAGCAAGGCGCCACGCCCGTCAACGGCCCGCACCAAGGCGCTTGGGTCGACACGCCGCAAGGCGAGCACTGGTTCTTCCATTTTCAAGAGCTGCCCGCCTACGGCCGCGTCGTGCACTTGCAGCCGATGCGCTGGCGCGCGGACGGCTGGCCCGCGATGGGCGAAGCGGCCGACAGCGATCACGGCAAGAGCCAGCCCGTGCTCCACCACGCCAAACCCACGCTCCCGCCGCAGCCGCTCGCCGTGCCGCCGACGTCCGACGACTTCGCCGCGCCCGCGCTCGGCCTCCAATGGCAATGGCAGGCCAATCCGCGCTCCGAGTGGTTCTCGCTCACCGCACAGCCGGGCTCGCTGCGCCTGCGCTGCATCGCGACGCCGAGCGCCGACTCGCACTGGCAGACGTCGCAGCTGCTGCTACAGAAATTTCCCGCGCCGGATTTCACCGCGACGACCGTCCTCCGCATCTTGACCAAGGAAGAGGGCGATTGCGCCGGCCTGATGGTTTTCGGCTACGACTACGCCTGGCTCGGCCGCGTCCGCCGCGGAAAATCCAGCGTGCTCGTGCTGCGCGAATGCCACGGCGCGCAAAAAGGCGGACGCGAGACTGAGATCGCCAGCGCGGATCCCGAAACCACGCCCGTCTGGCTGCGCGTCACCATCGCGCCCGGCGCACGTTGCCAATTTTCCTACAGCGTGGACGGCGAAAAATTCACGCCGATCGGCGGCGAGTTCCAGGCGTCCTCGAGCCAATGGGTCGGTGCGAAAGTCGGCCTCTTCGCCGCCGCGCGCCCGGGCGTGACGAGCAAGGGTTTCGCGGAATTCGACTCGTTCACCGTCTCGCGCTGA
- a CDS encoding LacI family DNA-binding transcriptional regulator, translating into MPPEATLEDVAQRAGVHRSTVSLALRNSPRIRPEVRARIQAIAKEIGYRVNPLVATLMRSRRSGHAIKHVCLAYVTNYPTRYGWRPEHHDRPDFFPGAQQRAEELGYKLEHFWLAEPGMTPARMSDILSRRAITGVLLGRLPPGQSTLELCWDRFSAVALGYTLRSPELHHVAEDPFSGITQIVEQCLARGYERLGFAVVDVDDSPSWGDRLVGAFLRAQSRLPRANHIPPCDFDPGPAFREKFLAWVKKWKPDAIVSTRGQPTFNWLREAGYSVPRDVGLATMINNHPEHGISGIYNDPRNLGALATEMVVGMLHRGETGLPAEPHFVLSPGRWLDAGTLRAPVK; encoded by the coding sequence ATGCCTCCGGAAGCCACCTTGGAAGACGTCGCCCAACGCGCGGGAGTCCACCGCTCGACGGTCTCCCTCGCGCTGCGCAACAGCCCGCGCATCCGCCCCGAGGTCCGCGCGCGCATCCAGGCCATCGCGAAGGAAATCGGCTACCGCGTGAACCCGCTCGTCGCGACGCTCATGCGCTCGCGCCGCTCCGGCCATGCGATCAAGCACGTCTGCCTCGCCTACGTGACGAACTATCCCACGCGTTACGGCTGGCGGCCGGAGCACCACGATCGCCCGGACTTTTTTCCCGGCGCGCAGCAACGCGCGGAGGAACTCGGCTACAAGCTCGAACACTTCTGGCTCGCCGAGCCGGGCATGACGCCGGCGCGCATGAGCGACATCCTCAGCCGCCGCGCCATCACCGGCGTGCTGCTCGGCCGCTTACCACCGGGACAGTCGACGCTCGAATTGTGCTGGGACCGCTTTTCCGCCGTGGCGCTCGGTTACACGTTGCGCTCGCCGGAGCTGCATCACGTGGCCGAGGACCCGTTTTCCGGCATCACGCAAATCGTCGAGCAATGCCTCGCGCGCGGCTACGAGCGTCTCGGGTTCGCCGTGGTCGACGTCGACGACAGCCCGAGCTGGGGCGACCGTCTCGTCGGCGCATTCCTGCGCGCGCAATCCCGATTGCCGCGCGCGAACCACATCCCGCCGTGCGACTTCGATCCCGGCCCGGCGTTTCGCGAGAAGTTCCTCGCGTGGGTGAAGAAATGGAAACCCGACGCGATCGTGAGCACGCGCGGCCAGCCGACGTTCAACTGGCTGCGCGAAGCCGGCTACTCCGTGCCGCGCGACGTCGGCTTGGCGACGATGATCAACAACCATCCCGAGCACGGCATTTCCGGCATCTACAACGACCCGCGCAACCTCGGCGCGCTCGCGACCGAGATGGTGGTCGGCATGCTGCACCGCGGTGAAACGGGTCTGCCCGCCGAACCGCACTTCGTGCTGTCGCCCGGCCGCTGGCTCGACGCCGGCACGTTGCGCGCGCCGGTGAAGTGA
- a CDS encoding VCBS repeat-containing protein — protein sequence MIPRVPTSRLLLAAISALVAHSAAVAAEALWQAGTRVIVDKAGAGHRAVVLRAEPSRAFVAYEGADEAFDEWVENDRIRSARPRVEPPKNEPEKAAPETAETAATPLPEPLPRALELPRPARDAVVATAWLEQLPRTAPDAPVRFNTATLPVPQFAFGPTAGIATAQPPVRAVLLHSGNRVRGFAAIENGIVLYGRDNLKGFKSTATLDLSSLDGFTPEVLVAGDLNHDGESDLVVAAGPILQVFFGSANGSFVPALKPYRSTEPLRAAATGRFFTGALGWGVAVVEGYNRFRLLQVAQSGVTPMGDAYTVKFDRITRLAAGDFDGDGFADIAVTTEDKGRCTGAWMFFNQHGATKPFLWPVGGRDDFARDVIVADLDRDGRDDLILTDNDVERGDRIRVVFGASGRAGWEDPWELVASEFGLGLGTASVVVADFNHDGRLDIGIGGRNGLRTYLGADYRRFSRNPVWPRLATGNDFPEQRVFLAGDFDGDGAADLLGYTPVFATGYNLVYNATPLRPEGVHVPAPLKERMVAQASTTVTKIDGPRSDMPEGAPVLRHLASRAEPYGQWRYRIVLEVAALADNAVIETLEAICRYDSADAPTQEIPAMVHRDSEQQWSIEVTLPRGRTYEFRINAKDDKGRVAATLRVTVNP from the coding sequence ATGATTCCCCGCGTCCCCACGTCGCGTCTTCTGCTCGCCGCGATTTCCGCGCTCGTCGCCCATTCCGCCGCCGTCGCCGCCGAGGCGCTCTGGCAAGCCGGCACCCGCGTCATTGTCGACAAGGCTGGCGCCGGCCACCGCGCCGTGGTGTTGCGGGCCGAGCCGTCGCGGGCATTCGTGGCTTACGAAGGCGCCGACGAGGCGTTCGACGAGTGGGTGGAAAACGACCGCATCCGCAGCGCGCGTCCTCGCGTCGAGCCACCGAAGAACGAGCCGGAAAAGGCCGCGCCGGAAACGGCTGAAACCGCCGCCACGCCGCTCCCGGAGCCGTTGCCGCGCGCGCTCGAGTTGCCGCGCCCGGCGCGCGACGCCGTCGTCGCCACCGCGTGGCTCGAGCAACTGCCCCGCACCGCGCCGGACGCGCCCGTGCGCTTCAACACCGCGACGCTGCCGGTGCCGCAATTCGCCTTCGGCCCCACCGCGGGCATCGCCACCGCGCAGCCGCCCGTGCGCGCGGTGCTGCTGCACTCCGGCAATCGCGTCCGCGGTTTCGCCGCGATCGAGAACGGCATCGTGCTCTACGGCCGCGACAACCTGAAGGGCTTCAAGTCCACGGCCACGCTCGACCTATCCAGCCTCGACGGCTTCACGCCCGAGGTGCTGGTCGCCGGCGATCTCAACCACGACGGCGAGAGCGACCTCGTCGTCGCCGCCGGCCCGATTCTCCAGGTGTTTTTCGGCTCGGCCAACGGCAGTTTCGTGCCCGCGCTCAAACCCTATCGCTCCACGGAGCCGCTGCGCGCCGCCGCCACCGGCCGCTTCTTCACCGGCGCGCTCGGCTGGGGCGTGGCCGTGGTCGAGGGCTACAACCGCTTCCGCCTCCTCCAAGTCGCGCAGAGCGGCGTCACGCCGATGGGCGACGCCTACACCGTGAAGTTCGACCGCATCACGCGGCTCGCTGCCGGCGATTTCGACGGGGACGGTTTCGCCGACATCGCGGTGACCACCGAGGACAAAGGCCGCTGCACCGGCGCGTGGATGTTCTTTAACCAACACGGCGCGACCAAACCGTTCCTCTGGCCGGTCGGCGGCCGTGACGACTTCGCGCGCGACGTGATCGTGGCCGATCTCGACCGCGACGGGCGCGACGACCTGATCCTGACCGACAACGACGTCGAGCGCGGCGACCGCATCCGCGTGGTTTTCGGCGCCTCGGGCCGCGCGGGCTGGGAGGATCCGTGGGAGCTCGTCGCTAGCGAGTTCGGCCTCGGACTCGGCACGGCGTCGGTGGTGGTGGCGGATTTCAACCACGATGGCCGCCTCGACATCGGCATCGGCGGCCGCAACGGCCTGCGCACTTATCTCGGCGCGGACTACCGGCGCTTCAGCCGGAATCCGGTTTGGCCCCGCCTCGCGACCGGCAACGATTTTCCCGAGCAACGCGTGTTCCTCGCCGGCGATTTCGACGGCGATGGCGCGGCCGACCTCCTCGGCTACACGCCCGTTTTCGCGACCGGCTACAACCTCGTCTACAACGCCACGCCGCTCCGCCCCGAGGGCGTGCACGTGCCCGCGCCGCTGAAGGAGCGCATGGTCGCGCAGGCGAGCACGACGGTGACGAAGATCGATGGTCCCCGCTCGGACATGCCCGAGGGCGCGCCGGTGCTGCGCCACCTCGCGAGCCGCGCCGAGCCCTACGGGCAGTGGCGCTACCGCATCGTTCTCGAAGTCGCCGCGCTGGCCGACAACGCCGTCATCGAGACGCTCGAGGCCATTTGTCGCTACGACTCGGCGGACGCGCCCACGCAGGAAATTCCCGCGATGGTGCACCGCGACAGCGAGCAGCAGTGGTCGATCGAGGTCACGCTGCCCCGCGGCCGCACCTACGAATTCCGCATCAACGCGAAGGACGACAAAGGTCGCGTCGCCGCGACGCTGCGCGTGACGGTCAACCCCTGA